The segment TTCCGAATCCGGCTCGCGATGATCCTGATGCCCCGGCAATTCCTGGACATGCTGATGCAGCTCTCCGCCCAGGGCCACGTTGATCTCCTGAAACCCCCTGCAGATACCGAGAACCGGGATGCCCCGCTCCAGCGCGGGTTCGATCAGGCGCAACGTGGTGCTGTCCCGAAGGGGGTCATGCAGCGTGCCGGGGCGGCTCGCGGCGCCCAGATAATGCCGGGGTTCGACATTGGACACCGAACCGGTCAGCATCAGACCGTCGACCATGGACAGCACCTGATCGACATCCAGCGTCTCGCCCAGAGCGGGAATCAGGAGGGGCAGACCGCCCGCGCCTCCGGCCGCCGCCGCGATGTATTTGTCGCCCGCCGCATGAAACGGCGCGTCGTCGACGGTTTTGATGTCGCAAGGAACACCGATGAAAGGAAGTCGCATGGCACTGGGCTCCCTGGTTCAACCGGCGGACCGGATCGCCTCGACCGGATCGATCCACGCATAACCGAGATCCTGCGCCACGGCCTGGTACGTCACGGCTCCGCGGCACACGTTCAGGCCGTTGCGCAGGTGCGCGTTGTCCAGCAGCGCGGTTTTCCAGCCTTTGTCGGCGATTTCCAGCGCATAGGGCAAGGTCGCGTTGGTCAGCGCCATGGTGGAGGTGCGCGCCACGCCGCCGGGCATGTTCGCGACACAGTAGTGGACGATGCCGTCCACTTCGTAGATCGGCTCCTGGTGGGTGGTGGGGCGGCTGGTTTCGAAGCATCCGCCCTGATCGATGGCCACATCGACGAGCACGGCGCCGGTTTTCATGTGCTTGAGCATGGCGCGGGTAACCAGCTTGGGCGCGGCCGCGCCGGGAATCAGCACGGCGCCGACCACCAGATCGGCCTCGCGGATCATGTCGTCGATGTTCGCGGCATTGGACATCAGGGTCTTGATCTGCCCGCCGAACACCATGTCGATTTCCTTAAGACGCGGCAAGGAACGGTCAAGCAACGTGACATCGGCGCCCAGTCCCATCGCCATGCGCGCCGCGTTGAGGCCCACCACGCCGGCGCCGATCACCACCACGCGCGCGGGGGCCACGCCCGGCACCCCGCCGAGCAGCACGCCGCGCCCGCCCTGGGCCTTTTCCAGGGCATGGGCGCCGGCCTGGATCGCCATCCGGCCGGCGACTTCCGACATCGGAGCAAGAAGCGGCAGGCCGCCTCGCTCGTCCGTGACGGTTTCATAGGCGATGGCGATCGCGTCGGACTCGACAAGCAACCGGGTTTGCTCGGGGTCGGGGGCGAGGTGCAGATACGTGAACAACAGCTGGCCGGGGCGCAGCATCCGGCATTCGATCGGCTGAGGTTCCTTGACCTTGATGATCATTTCGCTCTTTTCGAACACCTCCTCCGCGCGGGAGGCGATAGCGGCTCCGGCCTGGATGTAGTGCTCGTCGGCAAAACCGATGGACAAACCCGCTTGGGTTTGCACCAGAACCTTGTGACCGTGGGCGATCAGCTCCCGGACTCCGGAGGGAGTGAGGCCCACACGATACTCGTGATTCTTGATTTCCTTGGGTACGCCGATATACATGCTTGTCTCTCCTCAGAAACAGCGACACGAAAACATGCGTTGCTATCGTTTAAAAAAATCTACACTCGACCGGTGCTTGCGAACGATTTTGACGATAAAATTCCCGGCATGCAAAGAGAATCCATTTTGCATCGCAGCAAGCTGAGCCTGCCCTCTGGCGGGTTCATTCTGCTCTCGTCTAATATTATTAACATGACTCTCGGGGAAACAAGCTGATCATGGATGTTGGAGCACGGTTGAGAATGGTTCGCGAGCGGTTCGGATTCTCGCAAAGGGAACTGGCCAAGCGAGCCGGCGTCACCAATGGAACCATTTCCCTCATCGAACAGAACCGGGTGAGCCCGTCGGTCAGCTCCCTGAAAAAAGTGCTCGAAGGCTTGCCGATCACCCTTGCCGAGTTTTTTACGTTCGACGCCGAGCCCCAGCCCGCCCGGGTCTTTTACCAGGCCGACGAGCTGCCCAATCTGGGTAACGACACGATGAAACTGCTGCTGATCGGCACTGCACACGAAAAGCGCGATATCGCCATTCTCAAAGAGTGGTACGCCCCCGGCGCGGACACCGGTCCGGACATGCTGACCCACGAGGGGCAGGAAGGCGGCGTCGTTATCCGCGGACAGGTCGAAGTGACCGTCGACCAGGAGACCCGCACCCTCGGCCCCGGCGACGCCTACTACTTCGACAGTCGGCTGCCCCACCGTTTTCGCAACACCGGCAACGAACCTTGCGAAGTCGTCAGCGCGAGTTCACCGCCAACTTTCTGATTCACGGCATTCTGTTGTCAGGACACACCGGCACGCACCACACCAACAAGAGGAGAACGTCATGGCCGATCAACGACCGGACTGGAAGCAACGTGCAGCTCGACTGACCCTGGAAACCCGCGCCTTCATCGACGGTCGCTACGTCGAAACCGGCGCCGTCTTCGATTGCGTCAATCCCGCGACCGGAGCGCGCCTTGGCCGAATCGCCGAATGCGGTCTGCCGGAGGTGGATGCCGCCGTCGCCGCGGCGCGGCGCGCTTTCGACCATGGCGAGTGGCCGCACATGGCGCCGCGCGAACGCGCCGGCATTCTCAAGCGCTTCGCCGCGCTGATCCGCGAGCACAACGACGAACTCGCGCTGCTCGAGACGCTGGACATGGGCAAACCGATCGGCGACTCGACCACGATCGACGCTCCCGGAGCGGCGTATTGCGTCGACTGGTACGCGGAGGCGATCGACAAAGTGCCCGGCGAAGTCGCGCCCGTCGATCCGAAACTTGTCGGGCTGGTCACGCGCGAACCGATCGGCGTGGTCGGCGCGATCGTGCCATGGAATTTCCCCTTGCTGATGGCCAGCTGGAAATTCGCGCCGGCGCTGGCGGCCGGCAACACGGTCATCGTCAAGCCATCGGAAAAATCCCCCCTGAGCGCGATCCGGCTCGCGGCCCTCGCCCGCGAGGCCGGCATTCCCGATGGCGTATTCCAGGTGCTGCCTGGCGGCGGCGCCACCGGCAAGGCGCTGGCGCTGCACCATGACGTGGATTGCATCGCCTTCACCGGTTCGACCCAGGTCGGCAAGCTGATTGCCGGCTACGCCGCGCAAAGCAACCTCAAGCGGACCTGGCTGGAGCTTGGCGGCAAGTCGCCGAATATCGTTCTGCCGGACTGCCCCGACCTGAAAAAGGCGGCCCGTTCGGCGGCCGCGGCGATTTTCTTCAACATGGGAGAAATGTGCACCGCCGGCTCCCGCCTGCTGGTGCACCGCGATATCCGTGACGTCTTCCTCGCCGAACTGCAAGAAGCCGCCCGGCAGTGGGCGCCGGGCGATCCGCTCGACCCGGCCACCCGCATGGGCGCCATCGTCGACGGGGTCCAGTTCGACAAGGTCATGGCCTACATAGGCTTGGCGGGACAGGACGGCACCCGCCTCCTTGCAGGCGGCAAGGCAGCCCTGCCCGACAGCGGCGGCTGGTTCATCGAGCCGACGATCATCGACTGCCCAGATCCGGCCGCCCGTCTCTGCCGCGAGGAAATATTCGGACCGGTGCTGTCCGTGCTGACTTTCGACACCCCGGATGATGCGATCCGGATCGCCAATGACACGGAGTACGGGCTTGCCGCCGCGGTGTGGACGTCGGACCTCGCCACCGCCCACCGGATGGCGCGACGCCTGCGCGCCGGCACCGTCTGGGTCAACTGCTACGACGAGGGCGGCGACATGAACTTCCCGTTCGGAGGCTTCAAGCAGTCCGGCAACGGGCGGGACAAATCGCTGCACGCGCTGGAGAAATACACGGAACTCAAGAGCACCCTGATCCGGCTATGAGTCGTGCCCCCGCCGTCACAAAAGACTGGCGGGGGCTTTTAACGGCGCGGGCGAACTTCCCACGCCAGCCCCGAGCTCACGGCGTCACGGTTTGACGATGCCCATCTGCTTGAGCAGGGTCAGATTGTCTTCCAGGTGCCAATTGTCGGTGATGCGTCCATCCGCCACGCGGTAAATATCCGTGGCAATGAAATCGATCGCCCGGCCATCGCCCGCCACCCCGTTGAATGTCCCGCTAAAATGACCGCGGAACCGCAATCTGCCGACCACCCGGTCCCCGACCAACAGCATCTCCTCCACATCGACCGCGAGATCGGGCACGGCGGTCCGGAAGATTTTCGAGGCGAACAGGGGCCCTTCCACGCCTTGCGGGCGCCCTTCGGGCAAGGCCCGGTCCATGAAGTTCGCCGACAGCGCCTCTTTGGCGAAACGCGACTCTCCAGTGTGCCAGAAGGCGTAGTAGCGCTGCGCCGCCAGCATCATCGACGCGCGCCTGGCCGCGGGGATGGAGCGATCGATCACCAGGGATTTGGGCTGCGGCAATATATCACCGGCCCCGGCGGGCGCGGCAAGGATCACTGCGATCAATGACAAAAGGGGTACAACTCGCGAAAAAGCGACCATGACGACTCCTCGAAAAGTATCGGATCACTACCCCGCGGCACAGGCCGGGGGCTCTGCGAAGGATTGTCGTATGTTCCATACCAAGCGAGAATACCGAAAAAAACACAAGCATCTTTTCCAAAAAGGCAAAGATATGCGTAACCGAAAGGATTTTCGATGATCGACCTGGCCGACATGCGCCTTTTCGTACGGGCCATTGCGGCGGGCAGCCTGTCCGCAGCAGGGCGGGAGCTGGGAATGTCCCCCGCCGTTTGCAGCAAGCGGCTCACCCGCCTTGAAACCGGGCTTGGCGTGCGGCTGGTGCAACGTTCTTCGCGCAATCTGGCCTTGACGGAAGAAGGTGCGCTCTATTTCGAGCGCTGCCAGGCGATTCTCGCCGACGTGGAGGATGCGGAAGCGGCAATCACCCATGCTCCGGAGCATGTGCGGGGTGTATTGAAGGTGAGCTCGGCCATCGCGCTGGGTCGGCGCTGGGTCGGACCGGCGGCGGCGCGGCTCGCGGCCCGGCATCCGGCATTGAGCGTGCAACTGTCCCTGTCCGACGCGGTGGAGAACCTGATTGAAAGCGGCTTCGATTGTGCCGTGAGGATAGGCGCGGCGGAAGACTCCAG is part of the Paludibacterium paludis genome and harbors:
- a CDS encoding aldehyde dehydrogenase is translated as MADQRPDWKQRAARLTLETRAFIDGRYVETGAVFDCVNPATGARLGRIAECGLPEVDAAVAAARRAFDHGEWPHMAPRERAGILKRFAALIREHNDELALLETLDMGKPIGDSTTIDAPGAAYCVDWYAEAIDKVPGEVAPVDPKLVGLVTREPIGVVGAIVPWNFPLLMASWKFAPALAAGNTVIVKPSEKSPLSAIRLAALAREAGIPDGVFQVLPGGGATGKALALHHDVDCIAFTGSTQVGKLIAGYAAQSNLKRTWLELGGKSPNIVLPDCPDLKKAARSAAAAIFFNMGEMCTAGSRLLVHRDIRDVFLAELQEAARQWAPGDPLDPATRMGAIVDGVQFDKVMAYIGLAGQDGTRLLAGGKAALPDSGGWFIEPTIIDCPDPAARLCREEIFGPVLSVLTFDTPDDAIRIANDTEYGLAAAVWTSDLATAHRMARRLRAGTVWVNCYDEGGDMNFPFGGFKQSGNGRDKSLHALEKYTELKSTLIRL
- the ald gene encoding alanine dehydrogenase: MYIGVPKEIKNHEYRVGLTPSGVRELIAHGHKVLVQTQAGLSIGFADEHYIQAGAAIASRAEEVFEKSEMIIKVKEPQPIECRMLRPGQLLFTYLHLAPDPEQTRLLVESDAIAIAYETVTDERGGLPLLAPMSEVAGRMAIQAGAHALEKAQGGRGVLLGGVPGVAPARVVVIGAGVVGLNAARMAMGLGADVTLLDRSLPRLKEIDMVFGGQIKTLMSNAANIDDMIREADLVVGAVLIPGAAAPKLVTRAMLKHMKTGAVLVDVAIDQGGCFETSRPTTHQEPIYEVDGIVHYCVANMPGGVARTSTMALTNATLPYALEIADKGWKTALLDNAHLRNGLNVCRGAVTYQAVAQDLGYAWIDPVEAIRSAG
- a CDS encoding gamma-glutamyl-gamma-aminobutyrate hydrolase family protein, translating into MRLPFIGVPCDIKTVDDAPFHAAGDKYIAAAAGGAGGLPLLIPALGETLDVDQVLSMVDGLMLTGSVSNVEPRHYLGAASRPGTLHDPLRDSTTLRLIEPALERGIPVLGICRGFQEINVALGGELHQHVQELPGHQDHREPDSEDLEVVYGPAHRIVFENGSWLSGWLGRTDASVNSLHQQGVKRLGRGLVAEARAEDGLIEAFRLDSSRGFAYAVQWHPEWRYWENPVSHAIFKAFGEACRARQRARA
- a CDS encoding ester cyclase, producing the protein MSLIAVILAAPAGAGDILPQPKSLVIDRSIPAARRASMMLAAQRYYAFWHTGESRFAKEALSANFMDRALPEGRPQGVEGPLFASKIFRTAVPDLAVDVEEMLLVGDRVVGRLRFRGHFSGTFNGVAGDGRAIDFIATDIYRVADGRITDNWHLEDNLTLLKQMGIVKP
- a CDS encoding cupin domain-containing protein, which encodes MDVGARLRMVRERFGFSQRELAKRAGVTNGTISLIEQNRVSPSVSSLKKVLEGLPITLAEFFTFDAEPQPARVFYQADELPNLGNDTMKLLLIGTAHEKRDIAILKEWYAPGADTGPDMLTHEGQEGGVVIRGQVEVTVDQETRTLGPGDAYYFDSRLPHRFRNTGNEPCEVVSASSPPTF